DNA from Algisphaera agarilytica:
GCCCGAGATGGCCGTCGTCGAAGCCGCCAAGATCCTGCGTAAGCACCTTAACCCGTTCGTGCAGTACTTCGAGCTGGGCACCGAAGTCGCCAGCGAGTCGGCCGCCGCCGCCGCCCGCGTCGACGAAGAGTTGATCCGCAAGCTGCAGATGTCGCTCAACGAACTCGACCTGTCGGTCCGTGCGAACAACTGCCTCGAGTCGGCCAAGGTCACCAGCGTCGCCGACCTGGTCAGCCGTCAGGAAGCCGACCTGCTGAAGGTCCGCAGCTTCGGCAAGACCAGCCTCCGCGAAGTGAAGCGTAAGCTCGCCGACCTGGGCCTGGAGCTGGGCATGGAACTGCCCACCGAAGTCGAAATCTAAGTCGAATCCAAACGCCGAGCGGTGAAAGCCGCCCGGCGTCTTTTGCGGCCCCCGATAGCCGCGGTCCGGCGTACGGACCTACATTTGCCACCCGAGTTCGCCGCTTGCGGCTTAGCAACGGGTGAGTGGCAAGACCCACCGGCCGTTTCACCGAGCGGGTCACGTCAAGAAAAGGAGACTCAACATGAAACACGGCGTCTACGGTCGCAAACTCGGCCGCAAAACCAACCACCGCATCGCCATGTGGCGTAACATGGCCACCGCGCTGTTCACCCACAACCAGATCACCACGACCATCCCCAAGGCCAAGTCCTTGCAGCCGTTCGTGGAGAAGCTCATCACCGCCGCGAAGAAGGGCGACCTCGCCTCGCGTCGTCGCGTCATCGCCAAGCTCGGCGGCGACACGATCATGATCCGTGACGAGGACGACGAAAACGTCGAACGCAACAAGTACGGCGAAGTCACCGGCGGCACCAAGATCGTCAAGCACCTGTTCGACGAGATTGCCCCGCGCTACGCCGACCGCAACGGCGGCTACACCCGCATCATCAAGCTGGGCATCTCCCGTATCGGCGACGGCTCGGACCTCTGCGTGATCCAGCTCGTCGGCACCGAAGAGGCCGGCCCGCAGGTCTCCGGCAGCAACTCGCGTCGCCGTGACAAGGCCAACAAGCGGATGGAATTCGCCGCGAAGCTCCGCAAGGGCGACGCCGAAGAGGCCGCTGAAGAAGAAGCTCCCGCTGAAGAAGCCACCGCCACTGCGGTCGCCGAAGCCCCGGAAGCGGAAGCCCCCGAAACCGAAGCCCCTGCTGAAGAAGCGGCGGCCGAGGAAACCGAAGAGAAGAAGGGCGAGTAAGCCCGGACGCTTCGATCCAAAATTGAATCTAAAAGCCGGCCTGGAAACAGGCCGGCTTTTTTACGCGCGCCTTGCTCTGAGGTCCCGGTGAGTTCACCCGGAGAACATCCAATCAATCAACATGAAAAATGGATAAATTAGTCTATAATTACCCCATGATCGAGCTCACCGTATTGGGACAAGGCGAAAACCAGGAAAAACATGGCCCGGCGATCTGGGACGCGGGGTTCCGCCCGTTCTTCTTCGGCGCGGCGGCCACGGGCGTGGTGAGCATCTTGCTATGGGCGTGGGTCTACGCGGCGGGGGGGCGTGTGCCGCTGCAGGGGATGACCAGCTTCGACTGGCACGGCCACGAGATGGTGTACGGCTACACGCTGGCGGTCATCGCCGGGTTCCTGCTGACGGCGGTGGAGAAGTGGACGGGCGTGCCGCTGGCAGTGTTGGCGGGGCTGTGGCTCGGCGGTCGGCTCTGCATGTTGCCCGGCACAGCGCTGATCGCGTTTGCCGTGTTCTTCGACATGCTGTTCGTGTTCGGGCTGTTTGGGATGATCCTCTGGCCTATCGTGCAAGCGCAGGCCTGGGCCAAGTGCGACATCCTTGGCAAGCTGGCCGTGTCTGTGGTCGGGCAGTGCGTCTTTTCCTTCGGGGTCTTGCTGGACCGGCCCGACTGGGTTCGCTTCGGGTTGTGGGCGGGGCTGCTGATGTCGGTGGGGCTGACGATCGCGGTAGCGCGGAAGATCGTGCCGATCTTCATCAAGTACGGGCTGGAGAACGCCAAGCCGGTGCGCAACATCCGGGCCTTGGACTGGTCGTCGTTGTTGTTGTTCACGGTGTACTTTGTCGCGGATTTAACGCGGGCGAGCGGAGCCTGGATCGCCTGGCCTTGTCTGGCATTGTTCGTCGTGCTGACAGCGCGACTGCTGCTGTGGCACCAGTTCGGCATCTGGCGCAAGCCGCTGCTCTGGGGCATCTGGCTGGGGCTGCTTTGGATCAACGTCGGCTTCCTGCTGCGGGCGCTCGGAGCCTGGGGCATGGTCATCCCGGCGCTGGCGATCCACGCCTGGGCGTACGGCGGGATGGGCCTGACCATCCTGGCGATGATGGGGCGGGTCAGCCTGGGACACACGAACCGCAGTGTCCACCGCCACCCGGTACTCACCGGCTGGATGATCGCCGCGCTAACCCTGGGCAGCGTCGTACGAGTCGTGTTCCCGATGGTGTGGATCGAGCACTACCTGACCTGGGTCGTCGTGGCGCAGGTGTTGTGGGTGGTCAGCCTCGTGTTCTTCCTGATCGCCTACGGCCCGATGCTGTGGCGGCCCGATGCCGAGAGCGACGCCCACATCCCGAAACGCTCTTGCGGGGCCAAGCCGGTGGGCAGGTTCGGCGTGGCGACGTAAGCG
Protein-coding regions in this window:
- the rplQ gene encoding 50S ribosomal protein L17 — translated: MKHGVYGRKLGRKTNHRIAMWRNMATALFTHNQITTTIPKAKSLQPFVEKLITAAKKGDLASRRRVIAKLGGDTIMIRDEDDENVERNKYGEVTGGTKIVKHLFDEIAPRYADRNGGYTRIIKLGISRIGDGSDLCVIQLVGTEEAGPQVSGSNSRRRDKANKRMEFAAKLRKGDAEEAAEEEAPAEEATATAVAEAPEAEAPETEAPAEEAAAEETEEKKGE
- a CDS encoding NnrS family protein: MIELTVLGQGENQEKHGPAIWDAGFRPFFFGAAATGVVSILLWAWVYAAGGRVPLQGMTSFDWHGHEMVYGYTLAVIAGFLLTAVEKWTGVPLAVLAGLWLGGRLCMLPGTALIAFAVFFDMLFVFGLFGMILWPIVQAQAWAKCDILGKLAVSVVGQCVFSFGVLLDRPDWVRFGLWAGLLMSVGLTIAVARKIVPIFIKYGLENAKPVRNIRALDWSSLLLFTVYFVADLTRASGAWIAWPCLALFVVLTARLLLWHQFGIWRKPLLWGIWLGLLWINVGFLLRALGAWGMVIPALAIHAWAYGGMGLTILAMMGRVSLGHTNRSVHRHPVLTGWMIAALTLGSVVRVVFPMVWIEHYLTWVVVAQVLWVVSLVFFLIAYGPMLWRPDAESDAHIPKRSCGAKPVGRFGVAT